Proteins encoded in a region of the Pseudomonas sp. PDNC002 genome:
- the zapE gene encoding cell division protein ZapE, with translation MTFDNETSIEPVADRVRRHFAAALDERGYRADEAQVTAVDHLATWLDDFLAGRHGFLRKPVAGVYLWGGVGRGKSFVMDQFFAAAPTQAKRRVHFHAFLQELQVRMLAITGQSDPLVRVARAIAEETRLLCFDEFHVHDIGDAMLLGRMLKVLVDEGVGLVCTSNYEPENLCPNPLYRERFRPAIELIEKRFDVISVDAGQDYREHSTSLEEWGSFLWPARADDLELIGSRLGLAADAKFDEVLSVNHHPLKVHAHDDHCAWMDFSEMFERPRSASDYLWLIEHYPRMAVSGLGPLADYPPDVSMRFLNFIDIAYDRQLKLQLFATVSLEDLAAGGAALDFSRTLSRLRQLRLEPL, from the coding sequence TTGACTTTTGACAATGAGACATCCATCGAACCGGTTGCTGACCGCGTTCGGCGGCACTTCGCGGCCGCGCTCGATGAGCGCGGCTATCGGGCGGACGAGGCCCAGGTGACGGCGGTGGACCACCTCGCCACCTGGCTCGATGACTTCCTCGCTGGCCGCCATGGCTTCCTGCGCAAACCGGTGGCTGGCGTCTACCTGTGGGGTGGCGTGGGGCGGGGCAAGAGCTTCGTCATGGACCAGTTCTTCGCCGCCGCGCCGACCCAGGCCAAACGCCGCGTGCACTTCCATGCCTTCCTGCAGGAGTTGCAGGTGCGCATGCTGGCGATCACCGGGCAGTCCGATCCGCTGGTGCGCGTCGCTCGCGCCATCGCCGAGGAAACCCGGCTGCTGTGCTTCGACGAATTCCATGTGCATGACATCGGTGACGCCATGCTCCTGGGGCGGATGCTGAAGGTGCTGGTGGACGAAGGCGTAGGCCTGGTCTGTACGTCCAACTATGAGCCGGAAAACCTTTGTCCGAACCCGCTGTACCGCGAGCGCTTCCGTCCAGCCATCGAGTTGATCGAAAAGCGCTTCGACGTGATTTCGGTGGATGCCGGGCAGGATTACCGTGAGCACAGCACGTCGCTGGAAGAGTGGGGTAGTTTCCTCTGGCCCGCCCGCGCCGACGACCTGGAGCTGATCGGCTCGCGCCTGGGGCTGGCCGCAGACGCGAAGTTTGACGAGGTATTGAGCGTCAATCACCACCCGCTGAAGGTGCATGCCCACGACGATCACTGCGCGTGGATGGACTTCAGCGAGATGTTCGAGCGCCCACGCTCGGCCAGCGACTACCTGTGGCTGATCGAGCACTACCCGCGCATGGCGGTCAGCGGCCTTGGCCCGTTGGCGGACTATCCACCGGATGTGAGCATGCGCTTCCTCAACTTCATCGACATCGCTTACGACCGCCAGCTGAAGCTGCAACTGTTCGCCACGGTGTCGCTGGAGGATCTGGCCGCCGGCGGCGCCGCGCTGGACTTCTCGCGCACGCTGAGCCGGTTGCGGCAGTTGAGGCTGGAGCCGTTGTAG
- the pcaG gene encoding protocatechuate 3,4-dioxygenase subunit alpha has product MPIELLPETPSQTAGPYVHIGLALAAAGNLARDQEIWSEMAKPGAPGEHILLIGHVYDGNGHLIRDSFLELWQANHEGMYDTAFNLEKPFNGFGRTATTFDAGEWRVQTIKPGVVKNAAGVPMAPHINVSLFARGINLHLQTRLYFDDEAQANAVDPVLNLIEQPERRQTLIAKRCEVDGRLAYRFDIRVQGNAETVFFDF; this is encoded by the coding sequence ATGCCTATCGAACTGCTGCCGGAAACCCCCTCCCAGACCGCCGGCCCCTACGTGCACATCGGCCTGGCGCTGGCCGCCGCCGGTAATCTGGCCCGTGACCAGGAAATCTGGAGCGAGATGGCCAAGCCCGGTGCGCCCGGCGAACACATCCTGCTGATCGGCCACGTGTACGACGGCAACGGCCACCTGATCCGCGATTCCTTTCTGGAGCTGTGGCAGGCGAATCACGAAGGTATGTATGACACTGCCTTCAATCTGGAAAAGCCCTTCAACGGCTTCGGGCGGACGGCAACGACCTTCGACGCCGGAGAGTGGAGGGTGCAGACCATCAAGCCTGGCGTGGTGAAAAACGCCGCCGGCGTGCCGATGGCGCCGCACATCAACGTTTCGCTGTTTGCCCGTGGCATCAACCTCCATTTGCAGACGCGCCTGTACTTCGACGACGAGGCGCAAGCGAACGCGGTGGACCCGGTCCTGAACCTGATCGAGCAGCCCGAACGTCGGCAAACCCTCATTGCAAAGCGTTGCGAGGTGGACGGGAGGCTCGCTTACCGGTTTGATATCCGCGTCCAGGGAAATGCGGAAACGGTGTTCTTTGACTTTTGA